A genomic region of Eucalyptus grandis isolate ANBG69807.140 chromosome 5, ASM1654582v1, whole genome shotgun sequence contains the following coding sequences:
- the LOC120293355 gene encoding LRR receptor-like serine/threonine-protein kinase FEI 1, with protein MESFGRHKDHPQPLTRTLVLLVLMISLLKPSSDFAIPRPLVIQGNASERPSYLSPSQPNGTLNGISGQATYSGKVHFWDKATGNVVDCATQYTASTDSQRGNPFGDAHALSVDPHGVIAVYFGEEHFGDKAFSVPVQRFPGKRTNLQQVKANRQQVNTFINDVVAFFLASQGCLARPNSDCAAVNVDHFKNALDADVPRGLRSMGIVQGTISKVMNDGSNASIMYNPRAKYLSVVWKDAGGNTRDKVHRHSCACGSSEYLPDAVGVCLLAAPPESALEHRLGQIQQSSSSEYLPDAVGVCLLAAPPESALEHRFGQIQQLSSSEYLPDAVGVCLLAGPLEFALEHRFGQIQQFSSSEYSPDAVGVCLPAGSLEFALEHRFGQIQQFNTSGYFHLGLVDTVLEHRFGEKRQFSSSLQLRVEKDTESWLKSLLGGAIVLVAIIVAWVKYKTERGGEEGSLSAKLTEEFEKLSGTKEFSFKELMIATNSFARDRILGEGGSGIVYKGHMGGARTVVAVKKIKSGSRQGIKEYVSEVKSLSQLRHRNLVQLIGYCHKANEFILVYEFMRGGSLEDHLFKGRPSLTWERRYSITLGLASAVYYLHKQCNQCVIHRDIKSSNIMLDERLEAKLGDFGLARLVDHAGGLKATDVVGTPGYVAPEYHQTGEASKESDIYSFGVVLLEIVCGRRVIEDQCHIVVWVREQYGRGKLPVDLKLGKNFNKKQAKALMIVTTRSQGGESVTT; from the coding sequence ATGGAAAGCTTTGGAAGACATAAAGATCATCCTCAACCACTCACACGCACGTTGGTTCTACTAGTCTTGATGATCTCTCTGCTCAAGCCCTCTTCAGATTTTGCGATCCCCAGGCCCTTAGTCATTCAGGGGAATGCTTCTGAGCGGCCTTCTTACCTCAGCCCAAGCCAGCCGAACGGAACACTCAACGGCATCAGTGGCCAAGCTACGTATTCCGGCAAAGTGCATTTTTGGGACAAGGCTACGGGGAATGTGGTGGATTGTGCTACCCAGTATACGGCCAGCACCGACTCTCAACGGGGAAACCCTTTTGGGGACGCACACGCCTTATCTGTTGATCCTCATGGTGTTATAGCCGTGTATTTCGGGGAAGAGCATTTTGGGGACAAGGCCTTCTCCGTGCCTGTGCAGCGTTTCCCTGGCAAGCGTACCAACCTTCAACAGGTAAAGGCCAACCGTCAACAGGTAAACACTTTCATCAACGACGTTGTTGCCTTCTTTCTAGCTTCTCAGGGTTGTCTAGCTCGTCCCAACAGCGATTGTGCTGCGGTCAACGTTGACCATTTCAAGAATGCGTTGGATGCGGACGTTCCACGTGGCCTCAGGTCCATGGGCATTGTGCAAGGGACGATCAGCAAAGTCATGAATGATGGGTCAAATGCTAGTATAATGTACAACCCAAGGGCGAAATATTTGAGCGTGGTCTGGAAGGATGCTGGTGGGAATACTAGGGACAAAGTCCATCGTCACTCCTGCGCATGCGGCTCAAGTGAGTATTTGCCAGACGCGGTGGGTGTTTGTCTCCTAGCAGCTCCCCCTGAATCTGCACTCGAGCATCGCCTTGGCCAGATACAGCAGTCAAGCTCAAGTGAGTATTTGCCAGACGCGGTGGGTGTTTGTCTCCTAGCAGCTCCCCCTGAATCTGCACTTGAGCATCGCTTTGGCCAGATACAGCAATTAAGCTCAAGTGAGTATTTGCCAGACGCGGTGGGTGTTTGTCTCCTAGCAGGTCCCCTTGAATTTGCACTTGAGCATCGCTTTGGCCAGATACAGCAATTCAGCTCAAGTGAGTATTCGCCAGACGCGGTGGGTGTTTGTCTCCCAGCAGGCTCCCTTGAATTTGCACTTGAGCATCGCTTTGGCCAGATACAGCAATTCAACACAAGTGGGTATTTCCACCTAGGTTTGGTTGATACTGTACTTGAGCATCGCTTTGGCGAGAAACGGCAATTTAGCTCCAGTTTACAGCTCCGGGTGGAGAAGGATACTGAATCTTGGTTGAAGTCGCTACTGGGCGGTGCCATTGTATTGGTGGCGATCATCGTTGCTTGGGTAAAGTATAAGACAGAGAGAGGTGGAGAAGAAGGCAGCCTTAGCGCGAAATTAACAGAAGAGTTTGAAAAGTTGAGTGGAACCAAGGAGTTTTCCTTTAAAGAGTTGATGATCGCGACCAATTCTTTTGCACGTGACAGGATTCTGGGAGAAGGGGGTTCCGGGATCGTGTACAAAGGGCACATGGGAGGCGCTCGCACCGTGGTCGctgtaaagaaaataaaatctggCTCACGCCAAGGGATAAAGGAGTATGTATCTGAGGTGAAGTCACTAAGTCAACTTAGGCATAGAAACTTGGTGCAACTTATAGGTTATTGTCACAAGGCGAACGAATTCATCCTAGTTTACGAATTTATGAGAGGAGGCAGCTTGGAGGATCATCTGTTTAAAGGTAGACCCTCGTTGACATGGGAAAGAAGGTACAGCATCACTCTAGGATTAGCCTCGGCGGTGTACTACCTACACAAACAATGTAATCAATGCGTGATCCACAGGGATATCAAATCCAGCAATATCATGCTCGATGAAAGGTTAGAGGCCAAACTGGGAGATTTTGGCTTGGCCAGGCTAGTTGACCATGCTGGTGGGCTAAAAGCAACTGACGTGGTGGGAACACCGGGTTATGTGGCTCCGGAATATCATCAGACGGGTGAGGCAAGTAAGGAATCTGATATCTATAGCTTCGGAGTCGTCCTTTTGGAAATTGTTTGTGGGAGAAGAGTCATTGAAGACCAATGCCACATTGTGGTGTGGGTTCGAGAGCAATATGGGCGGGGGAAGTTGCCCGTGGACTTGAAGCTCGGTAAAAATTTCAACAAGAAACAGGCGAAGGCCTTGATGATTGTGACGACCCGCTCCCAAGGGGGGGAGAGTGTGACGACCTGA